From Luteibacter yeojuensis:
TCCTCCTGGTCGAGGACGATGACGCCATCCGCGAAATCTCCGCGATGATCCTTGAGGACGCCGGTCACGAGGTCCACGCCATGCCGAACGGCGATGCCGCGGAGCGGTGGTTGGATGCGCGGACGCCCGCCTTGTTCCCCGACGTGCTGTTCACCGACGTGCGCATGCCTGGCAGGGTGAAGGGCCAGGACCTGGCCCTGCGCCACCACGTCGACATGCATGTGCTGGTGACCTCCGGCGAGATGCGCGACCAGCACCCGTGGCTGGTCGAAGGCATGGGCTATCTCCCCAAACCCTACGACCGCAAGACGTTGCTCGCGGCCGTCGAGGGTGTCGCTGCCTGAGGCTTCAGGCCTTGTCGACCACCCGGCAGATCCTGCCGCCCGAGAACGCGAATTCGGAACTGCCGCGCATCTCCACGACCGTGCCCGCGCGCGGTCCGTCCGGGATGTCCTCGGCGATCTCGCCGTGGAAGTCGATCGTGGCGGCGACGGTATCCCCCTCTTCCACCAGCGCCACGACCGACTGGTGCCGCGACGCGAACATCGCGGCGCCGACGCGCGCCAGCTTCTCCAGGTCCGCCTTGCCGTCGGTCGCCACGCTGACCTCGTCGCCCGAGTGGTGCTCGAAGCGCACGTCGTCGGACAGGGTGGCGAGCATGCCTTCGATATCGAAGCGGTTATACGCATCGATATAGGCCTCGATGAGTGCCTGGCGGGCGGGATCGATGGCGGGGTTCGTCATGGCGCCATCATACATAGCCGTGGCGATGGCCGGATAGAGCAGGAACGTGCCTTGCCGCGACCTCCCCGGCCCCGTATGGTGCGGCTTCCGTCCCAACCGAGCATCCCGATGTCGCATTCGCAGGAGCACTCCCCCGAACATCTCAGGCGTAGCCTGTCGAACCGCCATCTGCAGCTGATCGCCATCGGCGGAGCCATCGGAACCGGGCTGTTCATGGGATCGGGCAAGACCATCAGCCTGGCCGGGCCGTCCATCCTGCTGGTGTACCTGATCATCGGCGTGATGCTGTTCTTCGTGATGCGGGCGATGGGCGAGCTGCTGCTCTCCAACCTCAACTACAAGTCGTTCAT
This genomic window contains:
- a CDS encoding response regulator translates to MATERPLVVLLVEDDDAIREISAMILEDAGHEVHAMPNGDAAERWLDARTPALFPDVLFTDVRMPGRVKGQDLALRHHVDMHVLVTSGEMRDQHPWLVEGMGYLPKPYDRKTLLAAVEGVAA
- a CDS encoding nuclear transport factor 2 family protein; translation: MTNPAIDPARQALIEAYIDAYNRFDIEGMLATLSDDVRFEHHSGDEVSVATDGKADLEKLARVGAAMFASRHQSVVALVEEGDTVAATIDFHGEIAEDIPDGPRAGTVVEMRGSSEFAFSGGRICRVVDKA